A single window of Meiothermus sp. DNA harbors:
- a CDS encoding LamB/YcsF family protein: MQIDLNADAGESFGNWKLGRDEELFPLISSVNVACGFHAGDPLTIKRTLELARQNRVAVGAHPGFPDLVGFGRRELAATPDEVYADVLYQVGALSAFLRVAQMPLHHIKAHGALYNRATKDPETARAVAQAARDFDPAIPLVVLPNTPLEAEAQKLGLRTIAEAFPERGYSRDGRLAPRGLAGAWIHSPAEAARRAVQMVMRGEVETVDGGVVSVRCQTLCIHGDNPSAVEIAKAVREALQAEGIAIQTY; the protein is encoded by the coding sequence ATGCAAATAGACCTAAACGCCGATGCAGGCGAATCGTTTGGCAACTGGAAACTAGGGCGGGACGAGGAGCTGTTCCCCCTGATTAGCTCGGTCAATGTGGCCTGTGGGTTTCATGCAGGCGACCCCCTTACCATAAAGCGCACCCTCGAGCTCGCCCGACAGAACAGAGTGGCGGTGGGGGCGCACCCGGGTTTCCCCGACCTGGTGGGCTTTGGGCGGCGGGAGCTGGCGGCTACGCCCGACGAGGTATATGCCGACGTGCTCTACCAGGTAGGGGCCCTGAGCGCTTTTTTGCGGGTCGCTCAGATGCCTTTGCACCACATTAAGGCCCACGGGGCCCTCTACAACCGGGCCACCAAAGACCCCGAGACCGCGCGGGCCGTTGCCCAGGCCGCCCGGGACTTTGACCCGGCCATTCCTTTGGTGGTATTGCCCAACACCCCCCTCGAGGCCGAGGCCCAGAAGCTTGGGCTTCGCACCATAGCAGAGGCTTTCCCCGAGCGGGGGTACAGCCGCGATGGGCGGCTCGCACCCCGAGGTTTGGCGGGGGCCTGGATTCATAGCCCAGCCGAGGCGGCGCGGCGGGCGGTGCAGATGGTGATGCGGGGTGAGGTGGAAACGGTGGATGGGGGAGTGGTCTCGGTGCGCTGCCAGACACTTTGCATCCACGGGGATAATCCCAGCGCAGTGGAGATAGCCAAAGCGGTTCGGGAGGCTCTGCAGGCCGAGGGCATTGCCATCCAGACCTACTGA
- a CDS encoding TRAP transporter large permease: MELTQVALFLVLLLLLFLGSGIWIALALLGVGWVGLQFFTNTPPGASVASSLWTSVSSWSLAALPMFIWMGEILYRTRLAADLFEGLSPWLRSIPGRLLHINVLASGIFAAVIGSSAATTATVGKIALPELLRRGYPERLVLGSLAGSGTLGLLIPPSVMMIVYGVAAEVSVARLFIAGLLPGLLVMLLFMGWVTLAGLLNARKMPPPDPPMPLGQRLRGLLKILPVLLLMVAVIGSIYAGVATPTEAASLGVLGALLIAFWTRSLSWQGLLESLMGAVRTSSMIGFILAGAAVLSIAMGFTGIPAALAAWVGELGLSKYALLAVLMLLFLVLGAFLDGISIIVLTTSVILPLAKAVGIDLLWFGIFLVIAVELAQITPPVGFNLFVLQGLSGRDIFTIARSALPFLFMLLLAAALITVFPEIVTWLPRTMTGG, from the coding sequence GTGGAACTGACCCAGGTGGCGCTTTTTCTGGTGTTGCTGCTGCTTTTGTTTCTGGGCAGCGGGATCTGGATTGCCCTGGCTTTGCTGGGGGTGGGCTGGGTGGGGTTGCAGTTTTTCACCAACACCCCGCCAGGGGCCAGTGTGGCCAGCAGCTTGTGGACCTCGGTCTCGAGCTGGTCGCTGGCAGCTTTGCCCATGTTCATCTGGATGGGCGAGATTCTCTACCGCACTCGCCTGGCCGCCGACCTGTTCGAGGGGCTTTCCCCCTGGCTGCGCAGCATCCCGGGCCGCCTTCTGCACATCAACGTGCTGGCCTCGGGCATCTTTGCGGCGGTGATCGGCTCTTCCGCGGCCACCACCGCCACCGTGGGCAAGATTGCCCTGCCCGAACTCTTGCGGCGCGGCTACCCCGAGCGGCTGGTGCTGGGCTCACTGGCCGGTTCGGGTACGCTGGGCCTTTTGATTCCCCCCTCGGTGATGATGATTGTCTACGGCGTGGCCGCCGAGGTCTCGGTGGCCCGGCTCTTCATTGCGGGGCTACTACCGGGTCTGTTGGTGATGCTCTTGTTTATGGGCTGGGTGACGCTGGCGGGGCTTTTGAATGCCCGGAAGATGCCCCCACCCGACCCCCCCATGCCGCTTGGGCAACGCCTGCGCGGGCTTCTGAAAATTCTGCCGGTGCTGCTGCTGATGGTCGCGGTAATCGGCTCCATCTACGCAGGGGTGGCCACCCCCACCGAGGCGGCCAGCCTGGGGGTGCTGGGGGCCCTTTTAATCGCCTTTTGGACGCGCAGCCTGAGCTGGCAGGGCTTGCTCGAGAGCCTGATGGGAGCGGTACGCACCAGCAGCATGATTGGCTTCATTCTGGCCGGGGCCGCAGTGCTTTCCATTGCCATGGGCTTTACCGGCATCCCGGCAGCCCTGGCGGCCTGGGTAGGGGAGTTGGGGCTCTCCAAGTACGCTCTCCTGGCGGTGCTGATGCTGCTCTTTCTGGTGCTGGGGGCCTTTCTGGACGGCATTTCCATCATTGTGCTGACTACCTCGGTGATCCTGCCCCTGGCCAAGGCGGTGGGCATAGACCTGCTGTGGTTCGGTATTTTTCTGGTGATTGCGGTGGAGCTGGCCCAGATTACCCCGCCGGTGGGCTTCAACCTGTTTGTGCTACAGGGCCTTTCGGGGCGAGACATCTTTACCATTGCCCGCTCGGCCCTGCCCTTTTTGTTCATGCTGCTGCTGGCGGCAGCCCTTATCACGGTGTTTCCGGAGATTGTGACCTGGTTGCCCCGGACGATGACGGGCGGCTGA
- a CDS encoding TRAP transporter small permease produces MRRFLDGLYRFSSLVAGLLVVFIFVIILAQIVGRQFGVAIPSANELSGFAMAGAVFFALAPTLRAGAHIRVGVLIRRLQGRARRGLELLVSGFSLLASGYAAVQLWRLVLDSYRYGDLAPGLLPLPIWIPQSLLAVGLTIFTIALADTLGALLRGELPGYLAEGGGQE; encoded by the coding sequence ATGCGAAGGTTTCTGGATGGCCTGTACCGCTTCTCGAGCCTGGTGGCGGGGCTTTTGGTGGTGTTTATTTTTGTGATCATTCTGGCCCAGATTGTGGGTCGGCAGTTTGGAGTGGCCATTCCCTCGGCCAACGAGCTTTCGGGCTTTGCCATGGCCGGGGCGGTGTTCTTCGCCCTGGCCCCCACCCTGCGGGCGGGGGCCCACATCCGGGTGGGGGTGCTGATTCGGCGGCTTCAGGGTAGGGCCCGACGGGGCCTCGAGCTTCTGGTGAGTGGGTTTTCCCTGCTGGCCTCGGGCTACGCTGCGGTGCAACTGTGGCGGCTGGTACTCGACTCCTACCGCTACGGCGACCTGGCCCCAGGACTGCTGCCGCTGCCCATCTGGATACCCCAGAGCCTGCTGGCCGTGGGCCTAACCATCTTTACCATCGCCCTGGCCGATACCCTGGGGGCTTTGTTGCGGGGTGAACTCCCAGGTTACCTCGCCGAGGGCGGGGGACAGGAGTAG
- a CDS encoding TRAP transporter substrate-binding protein, with translation MHKLVGLLASLALGAALAQTQWIMATPYPDGNFHTINIREFAKEVEAATQGRVVIRVNSGGSLLPHPQILPGVRNGQIQMGEVLISLLANENPVFALDSIPFLVGSYDDAQRLYRASRAEIENWLARRGMTLLFSVPWPGQGLYTKQPVNSVADLRGIRFRAFNPATARIAELTGMVPTQVEAADIPQAFATGIVAAMITSPSTGVDSQAWDFTRYFYDLRAWIPKNMVFVSRRALESLSPADREAVLAAARRAEQRGWQASQQEAASKSAILAQRGMQVLQPSPQLVADLKKVGQTMTDEWLRRAGATGVNIYRTYLGR, from the coding sequence ATGCACAAACTCGTCGGACTCTTGGCAAGCTTAGCCCTGGGCGCGGCCCTGGCCCAGACCCAGTGGATCATGGCCACCCCCTACCCGGATGGCAACTTCCACACCATCAACATTCGCGAGTTCGCCAAGGAAGTCGAGGCCGCCACTCAAGGCCGGGTGGTGATCCGGGTCAACAGCGGGGGCTCGCTTCTGCCGCACCCCCAAATTCTGCCCGGGGTGCGCAACGGCCAGATTCAGATGGGCGAGGTGCTGATCTCGCTCCTGGCCAACGAGAACCCGGTTTTTGCCCTGGACTCGATTCCCTTCCTGGTCGGCAGCTACGACGATGCCCAACGGCTTTACCGGGCTTCCCGCGCCGAGATCGAGAACTGGCTGGCCCGCCGGGGCATGACCCTGTTGTTCTCGGTGCCTTGGCCGGGGCAGGGGCTCTACACCAAGCAGCCGGTAAACAGTGTGGCCGACCTGCGGGGAATTCGCTTCCGGGCTTTCAACCCCGCCACCGCCCGTATTGCCGAACTGACCGGTATGGTGCCCACCCAGGTTGAGGCCGCCGATATTCCCCAGGCGTTCGCTACCGGCATTGTAGCGGCCATGATCACCTCGCCCTCTACCGGGGTAGACAGCCAGGCCTGGGACTTCACCCGCTACTTCTACGACCTCAGGGCCTGGATTCCCAAAAACATGGTCTTTGTGAGCCGCCGGGCCCTGGAGAGCCTGAGCCCCGCCGACCGCGAGGCCGTGCTGGCGGCAGCCCGCCGGGCCGAGCAGCGCGGCTGGCAGGCCAGCCAGCAGGAAGCCGCCAGCAAGAGCGCCATCCTGGCACAGCGGGGGATGCAGGTTTTGCAGCCCAGCCCACAACTGGTAGCCGATCTGAAAAAGGTGGGGCAGACCATGACCGATGAGTGGCTCCGGCGGGCCGGGGCGACCGGGGTCAACATCTACCGCACTTACCTGGGCCGATAA
- a CDS encoding IclR family transcriptional regulator — MKPLEAIPTLERPLYLLGFFSEERPYWGLSELARVSGWPKATCLRSLRALEQHGLLVRENDRYRLGTRLLHLGTVVKAAYPARQVALPQMQALRDATGQSVQWVVRDGLEGVYLEVVEARSRVRLYIAPGRRAPLYAGASTRLLLAFAPLAVQEAIFQLERKPYTPATPVGLVQLKKLLAQTRQTGFAASFGELEPHSAELAAPVRGPEGEVLAALSLAGAEAHYRDPQTLSGYLQALSESAQAISQRLGFAGPWETDLEGFFSLLLAVQP, encoded by the coding sequence ATGAAACCCCTCGAAGCTATTCCCACCCTCGAGCGCCCCCTGTACTTGCTGGGGTTTTTCAGCGAGGAGCGGCCCTACTGGGGCCTTTCGGAGCTGGCCCGGGTAAGCGGCTGGCCTAAAGCCACCTGCCTGCGCAGCTTGCGGGCCCTCGAGCAGCACGGCCTGCTGGTGCGCGAGAACGACCGCTACCGCCTGGGTACGCGGCTGCTGCACCTGGGCACCGTGGTCAAGGCCGCCTACCCGGCCCGGCAGGTGGCCCTGCCCCAGATGCAGGCCCTGCGCGACGCCACCGGCCAGTCGGTGCAGTGGGTGGTGCGGGATGGGCTAGAGGGGGTGTATCTGGAGGTGGTGGAGGCTCGCTCGAGGGTGCGCCTCTACATTGCGCCGGGGCGGCGAGCGCCCCTGTATGCGGGGGCTTCTACCCGCCTCCTGCTGGCTTTTGCGCCACTTGCCGTCCAGGAAGCCATCTTCCAGCTTGAACGCAAACCCTACACCCCGGCCACCCCGGTGGGCCTGGTGCAACTAAAAAAACTCCTGGCCCAGACCCGTCAAACCGGGTTTGCCGCCAGCTTTGGCGAGCTCGAGCCCCACTCCGCCGAGCTGGCCGCCCCTGTGCGGGGCCCCGAGGGCGAGGTGCTGGCGGCGCTGAGCCTAGCCGGAGCAGAAGCCCACTACCGCGACCCCCAAACGCTCTCGGGTTATCTGCAAGCCTTGAGCGAGTCGGCCCAGGCAATTTCGCAAAGACTAGGGTTTGCGGGGCCCTGGGAAACCGACCTCGAGGGGTTTTTTTCGTTGCTTCTGGCAGTCCAGCCATAA
- a CDS encoding ATP-dependent nuclease subunit B: MHLLVGPPASGKTTRLLEVAHSYLQQRKRVWWVCLPVQKAYVYRRATQKGAVLGLEVLTSQQLYYRLLAASFGLKPILTGPGRVALVGEALMSDEAPLPSPGEARLFARAIAEAKRNGVNPEALPSHSPEVRRLQKVYTRYEELKASWGRWDYDDFRAGALALLEQGQASLEQKSRPTQSVEPASSGSGLAPVGLERQTRPTQSVEPASSGSGLAPVGLERQTRPTQSVEPASSGSGLAPVGLEPDLLIVDGFRELGVLELRLLRALSCHIPVWVSLPEAPPGLVPDEHLAPRTIHTQTYRAQNPVSEARWVLRSIKRDLAQGLKPLDIAVVAPESRIPALLTLADEYGLPLVDMRAGTAADTPEGRLLLELLELPDYPTPTRLLAVPDLAPLGRVALERSLVGLEAITRLATEIGMQTVWASWLGRLKPPGEEGSAFDSLHASGLHPSLAWAQELLDSLPEVRHSPRRAILMERALEAHRIATGPDFRHWWAALLAETYEPHRPPGGVALLTPTLASGQRWKKLYLTYAVEGSYSTGEEEDYFVPEELRASLEEALRQAGGLLPKRFLGRDRLLLQELQARADEVIVTYPEASQEGPLEPEPLLLQQARPPYLPKLPSASLLELAQSEGYQAPLGRVSLGPPSVESLRRYRECGFQLWAEQLGLREPELEGWQQLVHELRKENLVPARLEALSRQFPQAEGWLRHHYPLLGELNLGFKLEGAGLHARLDGVLRKGSEAHLYRFVAPNTPPEEAEEQVRDRWSERWAAGYLLKTYRGRIRQVYIWAWPVLGQPIMVYGKPIERLWNALENLLERVQQAHAQYQTGVVKPNPGFRCRSCSVKDVCREGSVG, from the coding sequence GTGCACCTCCTCGTCGGCCCTCCGGCCTCGGGCAAGACCACCCGCTTGCTCGAGGTCGCACACTCTTACCTGCAACAGCGCAAGCGGGTATGGTGGGTTTGTTTGCCCGTCCAAAAAGCCTATGTCTACCGACGAGCTACCCAGAAGGGCGCGGTGCTGGGCCTCGAGGTGCTTACCTCGCAACAGCTTTACTACCGGCTGCTGGCTGCTAGCTTTGGCCTCAAGCCCATTCTGACCGGGCCGGGCCGGGTGGCGCTGGTAGGAGAGGCGCTGATGTCCGACGAGGCCCCCTTGCCCAGCCCTGGTGAGGCCCGCTTGTTTGCCCGTGCCATCGCCGAGGCCAAACGCAATGGGGTCAACCCCGAGGCCCTACCGTCCCACAGCCCCGAGGTCCGGCGTCTGCAAAAGGTCTACACCCGCTACGAGGAACTCAAGGCGAGCTGGGGTCGCTGGGACTACGACGACTTTCGTGCCGGGGCGCTGGCCTTGCTGGAGCAGGGACAGGCTTCGCTCGAGCAAAAATCGAGGCCTACGCAATCTGTAGAACCCGCCTCCTCGGGCAGTGGGCTCGCGCCTGTCGGCCTCGAGCGTCAGACGAGGCCTACGCAATCTGTAGAACCCGCCTCCTCGGGCAGTGGGCTCGCGCCTGTCGGCCTCGAGCGTCAGACGAGGCCTACGCAATCTGTAGAACCCGCCTCCTCGGGCAGTGGGCTCGCGCCTGTCGGCCTCGAGCCTGACCTCCTGATTGTGGACGGTTTCCGCGAGCTGGGGGTGCTCGAGCTTCGCCTCTTGCGGGCTCTCTCCTGCCACATTCCGGTCTGGGTCAGCTTGCCGGAAGCCCCGCCGGGGTTGGTGCCGGACGAGCACCTAGCACCCCGAACCATCCACACCCAGACCTACCGTGCCCAGAACCCGGTCAGCGAGGCCCGCTGGGTGTTGCGCTCAATCAAGCGCGACCTGGCGCAAGGGCTAAAACCTCTGGATATTGCGGTGGTGGCGCCGGAGTCGCGGATTCCGGCACTCCTGACCTTGGCCGACGAGTATGGACTTCCCCTGGTGGATATGCGGGCCGGTACCGCTGCCGATACCCCCGAGGGGCGGCTTTTGCTCGAGCTGCTCGAGCTGCCCGACTACCCCACTCCCACCCGCTTGCTGGCCGTGCCCGACCTGGCTCCGTTGGGTCGGGTGGCCCTGGAACGCAGTCTGGTAGGCCTCGAGGCCATCACCCGGCTGGCGACCGAAATAGGGATGCAGACAGTCTGGGCCTCCTGGCTGGGGCGCCTGAAGCCGCCGGGCGAGGAAGGGTCAGCTTTTGACTCCCTTCATGCCTCCGGTCTGCACCCTTCGCTGGCCTGGGCCCAGGAACTCCTGGACTCACTCCCCGAGGTGCGGCACAGCCCCCGTCGGGCCATCCTGATGGAGCGGGCCTTGGAGGCCCACCGCATCGCCACCGGCCCCGATTTTCGCCACTGGTGGGCGGCCCTGCTGGCCGAGACCTACGAGCCGCATCGCCCGCCGGGAGGGGTAGCCCTGCTCACGCCTACCCTGGCCTCGGGGCAGCGCTGGAAGAAACTCTACCTGACCTACGCGGTGGAGGGCTCCTACAGCACCGGCGAGGAAGAAGACTATTTCGTGCCCGAGGAGCTGAGAGCAAGCCTGGAGGAAGCCCTGCGGCAGGCCGGGGGCCTGTTGCCCAAGCGTTTTCTGGGGCGCGATCGGCTGCTCTTGCAGGAACTCCAGGCCCGCGCCGATGAAGTGATCGTTACCTACCCCGAGGCCAGCCAGGAGGGGCCCCTCGAGCCCGAGCCCCTCCTCCTCCAGCAGGCCAGGCCGCCCTACCTGCCCAAGCTGCCCTCGGCCAGCTTGCTGGAGCTGGCCCAGAGCGAGGGCTACCAGGCCCCGCTGGGCCGGGTTTCTTTGGGCCCGCCCTCGGTTGAGAGCCTGCGACGCTACCGAGAGTGTGGTTTTCAGCTTTGGGCCGAGCAGCTTGGCCTTAGAGAGCCCGAGCTCGAGGGATGGCAGCAGCTTGTACACGAACTGCGCAAGGAAAACCTGGTGCCTGCACGTCTCGAGGCTCTTTCTCGGCAGTTTCCCCAGGCTGAGGGTTGGTTGCGGCATCATTACCCCCTTTTAGGCGAGCTGAACCTGGGTTTCAAGCTCGAGGGAGCAGGTCTACATGCTCGGTTGGATGGGGTTTTGCGCAAAGGTTCCGAAGCCCATCTGTATCGCTTTGTGGCTCCCAACACCCCTCCCGAAGAAGCCGAAGAGCAGGTGCGCGATCGCTGGAGCGAGCGCTGGGCCGCTGGGTACTTGCTCAAGACTTACAGAGGTCGCATCCGACAGGTGTATATCTGGGCCTGGCCGGTGCTGGGTCAGCCGATTATGGTGTATGGAAAGCCCATCGAGCGGCTTTGGAATGCACTGGAAAACCTTCTGGAGCGGGTGCAGCAGGCCCACGCTCAATACCAAACTGGCGTGGTGAAACCCAACCCCGGCTTTCGTTGCCGTAGCTGTAGCGTAAAGGATGTGTGCCGTGAGGGGAGCGTAGGCTAG
- a CDS encoding ATP-dependent helicase, which produces MPLRLTDEQQAIVAHDEGPALVFAVAGAGKTTALVHRLERLVRERVFEPRKILVTSFSRMAVDDLRRALARWPHTQGVQVSTLHALGYRIVRKAAAEGLLKLAEVKEEGAEQALLQRTLRRARELKLSWAPELENLEPEDFLSYVGACKGNLQYAKLEEAALPPQALRVAMQAEAPKGLEWYLELYRLFEQVRREAGLLTFDDMLMQGWEVLVRHPDILQTVQKAFQAVLVDEFQDVNLAQSELLDLVTAPHRNYMAVGDDDQTIYEWRGASPRFILEFERRYNACKYLIRDTFRCPAPQVALAGRVIAQNQQREPKRLSLTKGFAGRVHVRLEPHLPAQAQSLASDIAGLLALGHRPSEMVVLVRLYAQTPYLEQALIERQIPYRVVGSTPFYQRPEIQGLLAYLRLAQPGPLEGDSKRFWLQIYNTPKRYLSRAVADAVWRRVEQGALLLDALRVEAAGAEERVAKRLIELADLFEWLGGVLGRGSAHAVLEALEARLDYRRHLLRSSGFYEVGAGRAEGVRAFLEYARDKGSVAELLRHLELLAQEHLGDPAQDPRERVALMTIFRAKGLEWPLVFIPDCNQGTLPYSGSENLEEERRLFYVALTRSSAHTYLYALSSLPLSPFLQEAGYPQVLGAVERVGEALALPPEELSTAQTLALAQGAYGLGLERYLYQWWNAAQAPEVAAKVLRLFARAEQAGWLEALGLSPEARSLWEAFDVAPGQGPAGEFADLERFLLRPSSAPKPPVFKPGQKVRHIQFGTGLVVNLEDGVATVAFADGVRRLALRYARLEVVG; this is translated from the coding sequence GTGCCTTTGCGCCTGACCGACGAACAGCAAGCCATCGTAGCCCACGACGAAGGGCCCGCGCTGGTGTTTGCGGTGGCCGGGGCGGGCAAGACTACCGCGCTGGTGCACCGCTTGGAGCGCCTGGTGCGCGAGCGGGTGTTTGAGCCGCGCAAGATTTTGGTCACCTCCTTCAGCCGCATGGCAGTAGACGACCTGAGGCGCGCCCTGGCCCGCTGGCCCCACACCCAGGGGGTGCAGGTCTCCACTCTGCACGCGCTGGGCTACCGCATCGTGCGCAAGGCCGCCGCGGAGGGGCTTTTGAAGCTGGCCGAGGTCAAGGAAGAGGGCGCCGAGCAGGCCCTTTTGCAGCGTACCCTGCGGCGGGCCCGCGAGTTGAAGCTCTCCTGGGCGCCCGAGTTGGAGAACCTCGAGCCCGAAGACTTCCTGAGCTATGTGGGGGCCTGCAAGGGCAACCTGCAGTACGCCAAGCTGGAAGAGGCCGCGCTGCCCCCTCAGGCCCTTAGGGTAGCCATGCAGGCCGAAGCGCCCAAGGGGCTCGAGTGGTACCTCGAGCTGTACCGGCTTTTCGAGCAGGTGCGGCGCGAGGCCGGGCTGCTTACCTTCGACGATATGCTAATGCAGGGCTGGGAGGTGCTGGTGCGCCACCCGGACATCCTGCAAACCGTGCAAAAAGCCTTCCAGGCCGTGCTGGTGGACGAGTTTCAGGACGTGAACCTGGCCCAGTCGGAGCTGCTCGACCTAGTGACCGCCCCCCACCGCAACTACATGGCGGTGGGCGACGACGACCAGACCATCTACGAGTGGCGGGGGGCCAGCCCGCGCTTCATCCTCGAGTTCGAGCGGCGCTACAATGCCTGCAAATACCTCATCCGCGACACCTTCCGCTGCCCGGCCCCGCAGGTGGCCTTAGCCGGGCGGGTGATTGCACAGAACCAGCAGCGCGAGCCCAAGCGCCTGAGCCTGACCAAAGGCTTTGCGGGCCGGGTGCACGTGCGCCTGGAGCCCCACCTGCCCGCCCAGGCCCAAAGCCTGGCGAGCGATATTGCCGGGCTTTTGGCCCTGGGCCATCGCCCTTCCGAGATGGTGGTGCTGGTGCGGCTTTATGCCCAGACGCCCTACCTCGAGCAGGCCCTGATCGAGCGGCAGATTCCCTACCGGGTGGTGGGCAGCACCCCCTTCTACCAGCGCCCGGAGATCCAGGGGCTCCTGGCCTACCTGCGCCTGGCGCAGCCGGGCCCTCTGGAAGGGGATTCCAAACGCTTCTGGCTGCAAATCTACAACACCCCCAAGCGCTATTTGAGCCGGGCCGTGGCCGATGCGGTCTGGCGGCGGGTGGAGCAGGGGGCCTTGCTTCTGGATGCGCTCAGGGTGGAGGCGGCCGGGGCAGAGGAGCGGGTGGCCAAGCGTCTGATTGAGCTGGCCGATTTGTTTGAATGGCTGGGCGGGGTGCTGGGGCGGGGCTCGGCCCACGCGGTGCTGGAAGCGCTCGAGGCCCGCCTCGACTACCGCCGCCACCTGCTGCGCTCCTCGGGCTTTTACGAGGTGGGGGCCGGCCGGGCCGAGGGGGTGCGGGCTTTTTTGGAGTACGCCCGCGACAAGGGCAGCGTGGCCGAGCTGCTGCGGCACCTCGAGCTTCTGGCCCAGGAGCACCTGGGCGACCCTGCCCAAGACCCCCGCGAACGGGTGGCCCTGATGACCATCTTCCGGGCCAAGGGTCTGGAGTGGCCCCTGGTCTTCATCCCCGACTGCAACCAGGGCACCCTGCCCTACAGCGGCTCGGAGAACCTCGAGGAAGAGCGCCGCCTCTTCTACGTGGCCCTGACCCGTAGCTCGGCCCATACCTACCTGTACGCCCTCTCCAGCCTGCCGCTCTCGCCCTTTTTGCAGGAGGCAGGGTACCCGCAGGTGCTGGGGGCGGTGGAGCGGGTGGGCGAGGCCCTGGCCCTCCCGCCTGAAGAACTCTCCACCGCCCAGACCCTGGCCCTGGCCCAGGGCGCGTACGGGCTGGGCCTGGAACGCTACTTGTATCAGTGGTGGAACGCCGCCCAAGCCCCCGAGGTGGCCGCCAAGGTGCTGCGGCTTTTTGCCCGGGCCGAGCAGGCCGGCTGGCTGGAAGCGCTGGGGCTTTCCCCCGAGGCCAGAAGCCTCTGGGAGGCCTTCGATGTGGCGCCGGGCCAGGGGCCAGCGGGCGAGTTTGCCGACCTCGAGCGCTTCCTCCTCAGGCCGTCTTCTGCCCCCAAACCGCCCGTGTTCAAGCCCGGCCAGAAGGTGCGGCATATTCAGTTTGGCACCGGACTGGTGGTGAACCTGGAGGATGGGGTGGCCACCGTGGCCTTTGCGGATGGGGTGCGCAGGCTGGCGCTGCGCTACGCAAGGCTCGAGGTGGTGGGGTGA